The Puntigrus tetrazona isolate hp1 chromosome 19, ASM1883169v1, whole genome shotgun sequence genome has a segment encoding these proteins:
- the myo1g gene encoding unconventional myosin-Ig isoform X2 → MAELEGLEFGKSDFVLLDEVTMEQFMENLKLRFEKGRIYTFIGEVVVSVNPYKHLDIYGKEVIENYRGRELYENPPHLYAVADAAYKAMKRRAKDTCIVISGESGAGKTEASKYIMQYIAAITNPSQRAEVESVKKVLLKSNCVLEAFGNAKTNRNDNSSRFGKYMDINFNFNGDPTGGHINNYLLEKSRVVNQQEGERNFHSFYQVLRGGSDELLKSLYLQRDPAEYAYTTQGASVTLASNNDSLCHKAVMAALKVIGFTGEEIASIYKILSTILHLGNLQFTSDGEHVLLVGDDTVKHISELTSTEPENTRKALLYRTVATGGGEVIEKGHNEQEASYGRDAFAKALYERLFAWIVGRINDVIEVKDYNPALHGKNTVIGVLDIYGFEIFDNNSFEQFCINYCNEKLQQLFIELILRQEQDEYQREGITWQHIEYFNNQIIVDLVEQPHKGIISILDEACLIAGKVTDTVCLDSMNKKLGQHPHYTSRKLCPADKTMEFNRDFRIRHYAGDVTYSVEGFLDKNKDPLFQDFKRLMYNSSDPVLKEMWPDGKMSITEVTKRPLTAATLFKNSIIALVDKLACKEPYYVRCIKPNEVKSPLLFDDGRCQHQVAYLGLLENVRVRRAGFAYRQPYARFLQRYKMTCEYTWPNHLMSSDQEAVEAIVNQHGFEDDVAYGHTKLFVRTPRTLFTLEQERAALIPILVLFLQKVWRGALARMRCRKIRAIYTIMAYYKCYKVKAHFWEVERRFANVRNMADYGKSVEWPSPPAALVQFHRITQHLYRRWWARQLIKNIPPSDMAEVRAKVAALSALSGERVDWGYSRAWERDYLANAKDSPLTNTNFVRITKELKNKDQYSQVLFSCSVRMLNWFNNTKDRALLITDKHIYRLEPKKHFKVQKRISLDSVVGVSVTSGSDQMVALHTASQDDFLVHLQRGQLNPNQDRVGELVGSLKDHFTRKEEPVA, encoded by the exons ATGGCAGAGCTGGAGGGCTTGGAGTTCGGAAAGTCAGACTTTGTGCTTCTAGACGAGGTGACCATGGAGCAGTTTATGGAGAACTTGAAGTTAAG GTTTGAGAAAGGCCGTATTTACACTTTCATTGGAGAAGTAGTGGTGTCAGTCAATCCGTACAAACATTTGGATATCTATGGGAAGGAGGTTATTGAGAACTACAGGGGAAGAGAACTGTATGAGAATCCACCTCACCTGTACGCTGTCGCAGACGCTGCTTACAAAGCCATGAAGAGACGAGCCAAAGACACATGCATCGTCATTTCAG GTGAGAGCGGAGCAGGCAAGACTGAGGCAAGCAAATATATTATGCAGTACATTGCAGCCATCACCAACCCTAGCCAGAGGGCAGAGGTCGAGAG CGTGAAGAAGGTGCTCCTCAAGTCCAACTGTGTGTTAGAGGCATTTGGGAATGCTAAGACCAACCGCAATGATAACTCCAGCCGCTTCGGCAAATACATGGACATCAACTTCAACTTCAACGGAGACCCCACGGGAGGACACATCAACAACTACCTGCTGGAGAAG TCTAGAGTTGTCAATCAgcaggagggagagagaaattTCCACTCATTTTATCAG GTGTTACGGGGAGGATCTGATGAATTGCTGAAGTCTTTGTATCTGCAGAGAGATCCCGCAGAATACGCCTACACCACTCAAGGAGCCTCTGTCACACTT GCGTCCAATAATGACTCCTTATGTCACAAAGCTGTGATGGCAGCACTGAAAGTGATTGGCTTCACCGGTGAAGAGATCGCCTCCATCTACAAGATCCTCAGTACCATCCTACACCTG GGTAACCTTCAGTTTACTAGTGATGGTGAGCATGTCCTACTTGTGGGTGACGATACAGTGAAGCACATTTCTGAGCTGACGTCCACAGAGCCTGAGAATACCAGAAAAGCACTGCTGTACCGCACAGTGGCTACTGGGGGTGGAGAGGTCATAGAAAAGGGACACAACGAGCAGGAAGCTAGCTATGGAAGAGATGCTTTTGCCAAG GCTTTATATGAGAGGTTATTTGCGTGGATAGTGGGTCGTATCAATGACGTGATTGAAGTGAAAGACTATAATCCTGCTCTGCATGGCAAAAACACTGTTATAGGTGTGCTGGACATCTATGGCTTTGAGATCTTTGATAACAACAG CTTTGAGCAGTTTTGCATCAACTACTGCAACGAGAAGCTGCAGCAGCTCTTCATTGAGCTTATTCTGCGGCAGGAGCAGGACGAGTACCAGAGAGAGGGTATCACGTGGCAGCAC ATCGAATACTTTAACAATCAGATCATAGTGGATTTAGTGGAGCAGCCTCATAAAGGCATCATCTCCATCCTGGATGAAGCCTGTCTCATTGCAGGGAAAGTCACAGATACTGTCTGCCTGGACAGCATGAACAAAAAGCTGGGCCAGCACCCTCACTACACCTCCCGGAAA CTCTGTCCCGCCGACAAGACCATGGAGTTCAATCGAGATTTTCGTATCCGACACTACGCGGGAGACGTTAC GTACTCAGTTGAGGGCTTTCTTGATAAGAACAAGGACCCGCTTTTCCAGGATTTCAAGCGACTGATGTACAACAG TTCTGACCCTGTGCTCAAAGAAATGTGGCCCGATGGGAAAATGAGTATCACAGAGGTGACCAAACGACCTCTAACTGCAGCCACACTCTTCAAAAACTCTATTATTGCTCTAGTGGACAAACTGGCCTGTAAG GAGCCGTACTACGTGCGGTGCATAAAGCCAAATGAGGTGAAGTCCCCCCTGCTGTTTGATGACGGTCGCTGCCAGCATCAAGTGGCGTACCTGGGACTGCTGGAGAATGTGCGCGTGCGTCGAGCTGGGTTTGCCTACAGACAGCCGTATGCTCGCTTTCTGCAGAG GTACAAGATGACCTGTGAATACACGTGGCCTAATCACCTGATGAGCTCTGACCAGGAGGCTGTGGAGGCCATCGTGAACCAGCACGGCTTTGAGGACGACGTCGCGTACGGCCACACCAAGCTCTTCGTGAGAACACCTCGCACACTCTTCACGCTGGAGCAAGAGAGAGCCGCGCTCATCCCCATACTAGTGCTCTTCTTACAGAAG GTTTGGAGAGGTGCATTAGCACGTATGCGATGTAGGAAAATAAGGGCTATATATACCATAATGGCGTATTATAAATGCTACAAGGTGAAGGCTCACTTCTGGGAAGTGGAGAGACGGTTCGCTAACGTCCGAAACATGGCCGACTACGGGAAGAGTGTGGAGTGGCCCTCACCGCCTGCAGCCCTGGTGCAGTTCCACAGAATCACACAGCACCTCTACCGCCG ATGGTGGGCCCggcagctgattaaaaacatcccCCCGTCGGACATGGCGGAGGTGAGGGCTAAAGTAGCTGCTCTGTCAGCTCTGAGCGGGGAGAGAGTGGACTGGGGCTACAGCCGCGCCTGGGAGAGAGACTATTTGGCCAAT GCAAAAGACTCTCCTCTGACGAACACCAACTTTGTGCGCATCACTAAGGAGCTGAAGAACAAAGACCAGTACAGCCAGGTCCTCTTTTCGTGCTCCGTCAGGATG CTCAACTGGTTCAACAACACAAAGGACAGAGCTCTGCTCATCACAGACAAGCATATCTACAGACTGGAGcccaaaaaacactttaaagtgCAAAAACGAATATCACTTGATTCG GTGGTCGGTGTGAGCGTAACAAGCGGCAGTGACCAGATGGTGGCGCTACATACTGCCTCTCAGGATGACTTCCTAGTGCACCTACAGAGGGGTCAGCTCAACCCAAATCAGGACCGTGTAGGGGAGTTGGTGGGAAGCCTCAAAGACCACTTCACGCG GAAGGAAGAGCCTGTTGCGTAG
- the myo1g gene encoding unconventional myosin-Ig isoform X3, with the protein MAELEGLEFGKSDFVLLDEVTMEQFMENLKLRFEKGRIYTFIGEVVVSVNPYKHLDIYGKEVIENYRGRELYENPPHLYAVADAAYKAMKRRAKDTCIVISGESGAGKTEASKYIMQYIAAITNPSQRAEVESVKKVLLKSNCVLEAFGNAKTNRNDNSSRFGKYMDINFNFNGDPTGGHINNYLLEKSRVVNQQEGERNFHSFYQVLRGGSDELLKSLYLQRDPAEYAYTTQGASVTLASNNDSLCHKAVMAALKVIGFTGEEIASIYKILSTILHLGNLQFTSDGEHVLLVGDDTVKHISELTSTEPENTRKALLYRTVATGGGEVIEKGHNEQEASYGRDAFAKALYERLFAWIVGRINDVIEVKDYNPALHGKNTVIGVLDIYGFEIFDNNSFEQFCINYCNEKLQQLFIELILRQEQDEYQREGITWQHIEYFNNQIIVDLVEQPHKGIISILDEACLIAGKVTDTVCLDSMNKKLGQHPHYTSRKLCPADKTMEFNRDFRIRHYAGDVTYSVEGFLDKNKDPLFQDFKRLMYNSSDPVLKEMWPDGKMSITEVTKRPLTAATLFKNSIIALVDKLACKEPYYVRCIKPNEVKSPLLFDDGRCQHQVAYLGLLENVRVRRAGFAYRQPYARFLQRYKMTCEYTWPNHLMSSDQEAVEAIVNQHGFEDDVAYGHTKLFVRTPRTLFTLEQERAALIPILVLFLQKVWRGALARMRCRKIRAIYTIMAYYKCYKVKAHFWEVERRFANVRNMADYGKSVEWPSPPAALVQFHRITQHLYRRWWARQLIKNIPPSDMAEVRAKVAALSALSGERVDWGYSRAWERDYLANAKDSPLTNTNFVRITKELKNKDQYSQVLFSCSVRMLNWFNNTKDRALLITDKHIYRLEPKKHFKVQKRISLDSVVGVSVTSGSDQMVALHTASQDDFLVHLQRGQLNPNQDRVGELVGSLKDHFTRYLT; encoded by the exons ATGGCAGAGCTGGAGGGCTTGGAGTTCGGAAAGTCAGACTTTGTGCTTCTAGACGAGGTGACCATGGAGCAGTTTATGGAGAACTTGAAGTTAAG GTTTGAGAAAGGCCGTATTTACACTTTCATTGGAGAAGTAGTGGTGTCAGTCAATCCGTACAAACATTTGGATATCTATGGGAAGGAGGTTATTGAGAACTACAGGGGAAGAGAACTGTATGAGAATCCACCTCACCTGTACGCTGTCGCAGACGCTGCTTACAAAGCCATGAAGAGACGAGCCAAAGACACATGCATCGTCATTTCAG GTGAGAGCGGAGCAGGCAAGACTGAGGCAAGCAAATATATTATGCAGTACATTGCAGCCATCACCAACCCTAGCCAGAGGGCAGAGGTCGAGAG CGTGAAGAAGGTGCTCCTCAAGTCCAACTGTGTGTTAGAGGCATTTGGGAATGCTAAGACCAACCGCAATGATAACTCCAGCCGCTTCGGCAAATACATGGACATCAACTTCAACTTCAACGGAGACCCCACGGGAGGACACATCAACAACTACCTGCTGGAGAAG TCTAGAGTTGTCAATCAgcaggagggagagagaaattTCCACTCATTTTATCAG GTGTTACGGGGAGGATCTGATGAATTGCTGAAGTCTTTGTATCTGCAGAGAGATCCCGCAGAATACGCCTACACCACTCAAGGAGCCTCTGTCACACTT GCGTCCAATAATGACTCCTTATGTCACAAAGCTGTGATGGCAGCACTGAAAGTGATTGGCTTCACCGGTGAAGAGATCGCCTCCATCTACAAGATCCTCAGTACCATCCTACACCTG GGTAACCTTCAGTTTACTAGTGATGGTGAGCATGTCCTACTTGTGGGTGACGATACAGTGAAGCACATTTCTGAGCTGACGTCCACAGAGCCTGAGAATACCAGAAAAGCACTGCTGTACCGCACAGTGGCTACTGGGGGTGGAGAGGTCATAGAAAAGGGACACAACGAGCAGGAAGCTAGCTATGGAAGAGATGCTTTTGCCAAG GCTTTATATGAGAGGTTATTTGCGTGGATAGTGGGTCGTATCAATGACGTGATTGAAGTGAAAGACTATAATCCTGCTCTGCATGGCAAAAACACTGTTATAGGTGTGCTGGACATCTATGGCTTTGAGATCTTTGATAACAACAG CTTTGAGCAGTTTTGCATCAACTACTGCAACGAGAAGCTGCAGCAGCTCTTCATTGAGCTTATTCTGCGGCAGGAGCAGGACGAGTACCAGAGAGAGGGTATCACGTGGCAGCAC ATCGAATACTTTAACAATCAGATCATAGTGGATTTAGTGGAGCAGCCTCATAAAGGCATCATCTCCATCCTGGATGAAGCCTGTCTCATTGCAGGGAAAGTCACAGATACTGTCTGCCTGGACAGCATGAACAAAAAGCTGGGCCAGCACCCTCACTACACCTCCCGGAAA CTCTGTCCCGCCGACAAGACCATGGAGTTCAATCGAGATTTTCGTATCCGACACTACGCGGGAGACGTTAC GTACTCAGTTGAGGGCTTTCTTGATAAGAACAAGGACCCGCTTTTCCAGGATTTCAAGCGACTGATGTACAACAG TTCTGACCCTGTGCTCAAAGAAATGTGGCCCGATGGGAAAATGAGTATCACAGAGGTGACCAAACGACCTCTAACTGCAGCCACACTCTTCAAAAACTCTATTATTGCTCTAGTGGACAAACTGGCCTGTAAG GAGCCGTACTACGTGCGGTGCATAAAGCCAAATGAGGTGAAGTCCCCCCTGCTGTTTGATGACGGTCGCTGCCAGCATCAAGTGGCGTACCTGGGACTGCTGGAGAATGTGCGCGTGCGTCGAGCTGGGTTTGCCTACAGACAGCCGTATGCTCGCTTTCTGCAGAG GTACAAGATGACCTGTGAATACACGTGGCCTAATCACCTGATGAGCTCTGACCAGGAGGCTGTGGAGGCCATCGTGAACCAGCACGGCTTTGAGGACGACGTCGCGTACGGCCACACCAAGCTCTTCGTGAGAACACCTCGCACACTCTTCACGCTGGAGCAAGAGAGAGCCGCGCTCATCCCCATACTAGTGCTCTTCTTACAGAAG GTTTGGAGAGGTGCATTAGCACGTATGCGATGTAGGAAAATAAGGGCTATATATACCATAATGGCGTATTATAAATGCTACAAGGTGAAGGCTCACTTCTGGGAAGTGGAGAGACGGTTCGCTAACGTCCGAAACATGGCCGACTACGGGAAGAGTGTGGAGTGGCCCTCACCGCCTGCAGCCCTGGTGCAGTTCCACAGAATCACACAGCACCTCTACCGCCG ATGGTGGGCCCggcagctgattaaaaacatcccCCCGTCGGACATGGCGGAGGTGAGGGCTAAAGTAGCTGCTCTGTCAGCTCTGAGCGGGGAGAGAGTGGACTGGGGCTACAGCCGCGCCTGGGAGAGAGACTATTTGGCCAAT GCAAAAGACTCTCCTCTGACGAACACCAACTTTGTGCGCATCACTAAGGAGCTGAAGAACAAAGACCAGTACAGCCAGGTCCTCTTTTCGTGCTCCGTCAGGATG CTCAACTGGTTCAACAACACAAAGGACAGAGCTCTGCTCATCACAGACAAGCATATCTACAGACTGGAGcccaaaaaacactttaaagtgCAAAAACGAATATCACTTGATTCG GTGGTCGGTGTGAGCGTAACAAGCGGCAGTGACCAGATGGTGGCGCTACATACTGCCTCTCAGGATGACTTCCTAGTGCACCTACAGAGGGGTCAGCTCAACCCAAATCAGGACCGTGTAGGGGAGTTGGTGGGAAGCCTCAAAGACCACTTCACGCG GTACCTCACATAA
- the myo1g gene encoding unconventional myosin-Ig isoform X1 yields the protein MAELEGLEFGKSDFVLLDEVTMEQFMENLKLRFEKGRIYTFIGEVVVSVNPYKHLDIYGKEVIENYRGRELYENPPHLYAVADAAYKAMKRRAKDTCIVISGESGAGKTEASKYIMQYIAAITNPSQRAEVESVKKVLLKSNCVLEAFGNAKTNRNDNSSRFGKYMDINFNFNGDPTGGHINNYLLEKSRVVNQQEGERNFHSFYQVLRGGSDELLKSLYLQRDPAEYAYTTQGASVTLASNNDSLCHKAVMAALKVIGFTGEEIASIYKILSTILHLGNLQFTSDGEHVLLVGDDTVKHISELTSTEPENTRKALLYRTVATGGGEVIEKGHNEQEASYGRDAFAKALYERLFAWIVGRINDVIEVKDYNPALHGKNTVIGVLDIYGFEIFDNNSFEQFCINYCNEKLQQLFIELILRQEQDEYQREGITWQHIEYFNNQIIVDLVEQPHKGIISILDEACLIAGKVTDTVCLDSMNKKLGQHPHYTSRKLCPADKTMEFNRDFRIRHYAGDVTYSVEGFLDKNKDPLFQDFKRLMYNSSDPVLKEMWPDGKMSITEVTKRPLTAATLFKNSIIALVDKLACKEPYYVRCIKPNEVKSPLLFDDGRCQHQVAYLGLLENVRVRRAGFAYRQPYARFLQRYKMTCEYTWPNHLMSSDQEAVEAIVNQHGFEDDVAYGHTKLFVRTPRTLFTLEQERAALIPILVLFLQKVWRGALARMRCRKIRAIYTIMAYYKCYKVKAHFWEVERRFANVRNMADYGKSVEWPSPPAALVQFHRITQHLYRRWWARQLIKNIPPSDMAEVRAKVAALSALSGERVDWGYSRAWERDYLANAKDSPLTNTNFVRITKELKNKDQYSQVLFSCSVRMLNWFNNTKDRALLITDKHIYRLEPKKHFKVQKRISLDSVVGVSVTSGSDQMVALHTASQDDFLVHLQRGQLNPNQDRVGELVGSLKDHFTRVKNARLSVKVCPTALQVHMSGKPKSVTVESKPGQTVADFKKSRTGFTLLLPHQ from the exons ATGGCAGAGCTGGAGGGCTTGGAGTTCGGAAAGTCAGACTTTGTGCTTCTAGACGAGGTGACCATGGAGCAGTTTATGGAGAACTTGAAGTTAAG GTTTGAGAAAGGCCGTATTTACACTTTCATTGGAGAAGTAGTGGTGTCAGTCAATCCGTACAAACATTTGGATATCTATGGGAAGGAGGTTATTGAGAACTACAGGGGAAGAGAACTGTATGAGAATCCACCTCACCTGTACGCTGTCGCAGACGCTGCTTACAAAGCCATGAAGAGACGAGCCAAAGACACATGCATCGTCATTTCAG GTGAGAGCGGAGCAGGCAAGACTGAGGCAAGCAAATATATTATGCAGTACATTGCAGCCATCACCAACCCTAGCCAGAGGGCAGAGGTCGAGAG CGTGAAGAAGGTGCTCCTCAAGTCCAACTGTGTGTTAGAGGCATTTGGGAATGCTAAGACCAACCGCAATGATAACTCCAGCCGCTTCGGCAAATACATGGACATCAACTTCAACTTCAACGGAGACCCCACGGGAGGACACATCAACAACTACCTGCTGGAGAAG TCTAGAGTTGTCAATCAgcaggagggagagagaaattTCCACTCATTTTATCAG GTGTTACGGGGAGGATCTGATGAATTGCTGAAGTCTTTGTATCTGCAGAGAGATCCCGCAGAATACGCCTACACCACTCAAGGAGCCTCTGTCACACTT GCGTCCAATAATGACTCCTTATGTCACAAAGCTGTGATGGCAGCACTGAAAGTGATTGGCTTCACCGGTGAAGAGATCGCCTCCATCTACAAGATCCTCAGTACCATCCTACACCTG GGTAACCTTCAGTTTACTAGTGATGGTGAGCATGTCCTACTTGTGGGTGACGATACAGTGAAGCACATTTCTGAGCTGACGTCCACAGAGCCTGAGAATACCAGAAAAGCACTGCTGTACCGCACAGTGGCTACTGGGGGTGGAGAGGTCATAGAAAAGGGACACAACGAGCAGGAAGCTAGCTATGGAAGAGATGCTTTTGCCAAG GCTTTATATGAGAGGTTATTTGCGTGGATAGTGGGTCGTATCAATGACGTGATTGAAGTGAAAGACTATAATCCTGCTCTGCATGGCAAAAACACTGTTATAGGTGTGCTGGACATCTATGGCTTTGAGATCTTTGATAACAACAG CTTTGAGCAGTTTTGCATCAACTACTGCAACGAGAAGCTGCAGCAGCTCTTCATTGAGCTTATTCTGCGGCAGGAGCAGGACGAGTACCAGAGAGAGGGTATCACGTGGCAGCAC ATCGAATACTTTAACAATCAGATCATAGTGGATTTAGTGGAGCAGCCTCATAAAGGCATCATCTCCATCCTGGATGAAGCCTGTCTCATTGCAGGGAAAGTCACAGATACTGTCTGCCTGGACAGCATGAACAAAAAGCTGGGCCAGCACCCTCACTACACCTCCCGGAAA CTCTGTCCCGCCGACAAGACCATGGAGTTCAATCGAGATTTTCGTATCCGACACTACGCGGGAGACGTTAC GTACTCAGTTGAGGGCTTTCTTGATAAGAACAAGGACCCGCTTTTCCAGGATTTCAAGCGACTGATGTACAACAG TTCTGACCCTGTGCTCAAAGAAATGTGGCCCGATGGGAAAATGAGTATCACAGAGGTGACCAAACGACCTCTAACTGCAGCCACACTCTTCAAAAACTCTATTATTGCTCTAGTGGACAAACTGGCCTGTAAG GAGCCGTACTACGTGCGGTGCATAAAGCCAAATGAGGTGAAGTCCCCCCTGCTGTTTGATGACGGTCGCTGCCAGCATCAAGTGGCGTACCTGGGACTGCTGGAGAATGTGCGCGTGCGTCGAGCTGGGTTTGCCTACAGACAGCCGTATGCTCGCTTTCTGCAGAG GTACAAGATGACCTGTGAATACACGTGGCCTAATCACCTGATGAGCTCTGACCAGGAGGCTGTGGAGGCCATCGTGAACCAGCACGGCTTTGAGGACGACGTCGCGTACGGCCACACCAAGCTCTTCGTGAGAACACCTCGCACACTCTTCACGCTGGAGCAAGAGAGAGCCGCGCTCATCCCCATACTAGTGCTCTTCTTACAGAAG GTTTGGAGAGGTGCATTAGCACGTATGCGATGTAGGAAAATAAGGGCTATATATACCATAATGGCGTATTATAAATGCTACAAGGTGAAGGCTCACTTCTGGGAAGTGGAGAGACGGTTCGCTAACGTCCGAAACATGGCCGACTACGGGAAGAGTGTGGAGTGGCCCTCACCGCCTGCAGCCCTGGTGCAGTTCCACAGAATCACACAGCACCTCTACCGCCG ATGGTGGGCCCggcagctgattaaaaacatcccCCCGTCGGACATGGCGGAGGTGAGGGCTAAAGTAGCTGCTCTGTCAGCTCTGAGCGGGGAGAGAGTGGACTGGGGCTACAGCCGCGCCTGGGAGAGAGACTATTTGGCCAAT GCAAAAGACTCTCCTCTGACGAACACCAACTTTGTGCGCATCACTAAGGAGCTGAAGAACAAAGACCAGTACAGCCAGGTCCTCTTTTCGTGCTCCGTCAGGATG CTCAACTGGTTCAACAACACAAAGGACAGAGCTCTGCTCATCACAGACAAGCATATCTACAGACTGGAGcccaaaaaacactttaaagtgCAAAAACGAATATCACTTGATTCG GTGGTCGGTGTGAGCGTAACAAGCGGCAGTGACCAGATGGTGGCGCTACATACTGCCTCTCAGGATGACTTCCTAGTGCACCTACAGAGGGGTCAGCTCAACCCAAATCAGGACCGTGTAGGGGAGTTGGTGGGAAGCCTCAAAGACCACTTCACGCG